In Sphingobacteriaceae bacterium, the following proteins share a genomic window:
- a CDS encoding hydrogenase: MHAESEIRSPLIIGNKTYRQITDDIIAPIEGKAARGWYTLITLCALSFLWGICCLAYTIGTGIGSWGSSNNVDWAWDITNFVWWIGIGHAGTLISAVLLLFRQKWRMAINRSAEAMTIFAVLCAAIFVLLHTGRPWLDYMLFPLPNQFGSLWPNFNSPLLWDVFAVSTYATVSIVFWYIGLIPDFGMIRDRVIKPWQKKFYGFLSFGWGGSARHWSRFEEVSLVLAGLSTPLVFSVHSIVSFDFATSVVPGWHTTIFPPYFVAGAVFSGFAMVLTLMLVVRKIYKLEHYLTVKHVEYMNIVIIVTGSIVGVAYLTELFVAWYSGVEWEQYAFLNRATGPMAWSYWCMMICNVFSPQLFWVKKWRTSITFTFVISIVINIGMWFERFVIIVTTLCRTYLPSTWSSYTPSFIDVGIFVGTIGMFGTFFLLFSRYFPVIAQAELKTILKASGEAQKKAAAEVQGHH, encoded by the coding sequence ATGCACGCAGAATCAGAAATTAGGTCACCGTTAATAATCGGCAATAAAACATATCGCCAGATTACTGATGATATTATAGCGCCAATAGAGGGTAAAGCAGCAAGAGGCTGGTACACATTAATAACCCTTTGCGCTCTTAGTTTTTTATGGGGAATATGCTGTTTGGCATATACCATTGGAACGGGTATCGGATCATGGGGAAGTAGTAATAACGTTGACTGGGCCTGGGATATTACCAACTTCGTTTGGTGGATCGGTATTGGTCACGCAGGTACTTTAATCTCTGCTGTATTATTATTGTTCCGTCAGAAATGGCGTATGGCTATTAACCGTTCTGCTGAAGCGATGACAATCTTCGCTGTATTGTGTGCCGCAATTTTCGTATTGTTACACACAGGTCGTCCATGGTTAGATTATATGCTATTCCCTTTGCCGAATCAATTTGGTTCTTTATGGCCAAACTTTAACTCGCCATTACTTTGGGACGTGTTCGCAGTATCTACGTATGCAACAGTATCCATAGTGTTCTGGTACATTGGTTTAATTCCTGATTTTGGAATGATCCGTGACCGTGTGATCAAACCTTGGCAAAAGAAATTTTACGGTTTCCTGTCTTTCGGATGGGGAGGCAGCGCACGTCACTGGAGTCGTTTTGAAGAAGTGTCGTTAGTGCTTGCCGGTTTATCTACACCACTTGTATTCTCGGTTCACTCTATTGTATCTTTTGACTTTGCTACTTCGGTAGTTCCGGGTTGGCATACAACTATCTTCCCTCCTTACTTCGTAGCTGGTGCGGTATTCTCAGGATTTGCGATGGTATTAACTTTAATGTTGGTAGTTCGTAAAATTTATAAATTAGAACATTACCTTACAGTTAAACACGTTGAGTACATGAACATTGTAATCATTGTTACTGGTTCTATTGTAGGTGTGGCTTATTTAACAGAGTTATTTGTTGCCTGGTATTCGGGTGTTGAATGGGAACAATACGCTTTCTTAAACCGTGCAACTGGTCCAATGGCCTGGAGTTACTGGTGTATGATGATTTGTAACGTTTTCTCACCGCAATTATTCTGGGTTAAAAAATGGCGCACAAGTATCACTTTTACTTTCGTAATCTCGATCGTGATTAATATTGGTATGTGGTTCGAACGTTTTGTAATTATCGTTACTACATTATGCCGTACTTATTTACCATCAACATGGAGTTCTTACACACCATCATTTATTGACGTGGGTATCTTTGTTGGAACAATTGGAATGTTTGGAACTTTCTTCTTATTGTTCTCGCGTTATTTCCCTGTAATTGCTCAGGCTGAATTAAAAACAATTTTAAAAGCTTCGGGCGAGGCTCAGAAAAAAGCTGCTGCTGAAGTACAAGGTCATCACTAA
- a CDS encoding quinol:cytochrome C oxidoreductase, whose amino-acid sequence MIVGLISIIAMFLTDHVDGDPEYHNTRAWSNVFAGAFFFMALSLAAAFFLGLQYAAEAGWSTTIKRVIEAVTMYLPWGLSFMMLLFLLGQFHVHHIYHWMAPGIGDPNSENYDAIIAGKLGYFGVFWWVRTILYMIGWLWFTFKLRSNSIEADKLDVDINNSYHWKNIKIGAWFMVLFAVTSSTSAWDWVMSIDTHWFSTLFGWYIFAGMWISALTAITILVIWLKKEGYMEFVTESTIHDMGKWMFAISFLWTYLYFSQFMLIWYADIPEEVIYFQSRWENYKALMWTVFFINFALPMVMLMSRDSKRNFFFLMFVGTIIFIGHYLDVIMIVMPGTVGHHWTGLSWMEFGNFFFFLGLFIYVVLNALAKAPLRVKNHPFIQESLHHSI is encoded by the coding sequence ATGATCGTGGGTTTAATATCTATTATTGCTATGTTCTTAACCGATCATGTAGATGGAGATCCTGAATATCATAATACTCGTGCATGGAGTAACGTATTTGCCGGAGCTTTTTTCTTTATGGCATTGTCTTTAGCTGCTGCTTTCTTTTTAGGATTGCAATATGCCGCTGAAGCAGGTTGGTCTACTACGATTAAACGTGTGATAGAAGCAGTAACCATGTATTTACCATGGGGCTTATCTTTTATGATGTTGTTATTTTTATTAGGTCAATTTCATGTTCACCATATTTATCATTGGATGGCTCCTGGAATTGGTGATCCGAATTCTGAAAATTACGATGCGATTATTGCCGGTAAATTGGGTTACTTTGGCGTATTCTGGTGGGTAAGAACAATTCTTTATATGATTGGATGGTTATGGTTTACTTTTAAATTACGCAGCAACTCTATTGAAGCTGATAAATTGGACGTAGATATTAATAACAGTTACCACTGGAAAAATATTAAAATCGGTGCCTGGTTTATGGTATTGTTCGCTGTTACTTCTTCTACATCTGCATGGGATTGGGTAATGAGCATCGATACACACTGGTTCTCCACTTTATTTGGCTGGTATATTTTTGCCGGAATGTGGATCAGCGCCTTAACAGCTATAACAATTCTTGTTATCTGGTTAAAAAAAGAAGGTTACATGGAATTTGTTACTGAAAGTACTATTCATGATATGGGTAAATGGATGTTCGCTATCTCTTTCTTATGGACATACCTTTACTTCTCTCAATTCATGTTAATATGGTATGCTGATATTCCTGAAGAGGTTATTTATTTCCAGTCACGTTGGGAAAATTACAAAGCCTTAATGTGGACTGTATTCTTTATCAACTTTGCTCTTCCAATGGTGATGTTAATGAGTCGCGATTCAAAACGTAATTTCTTTTTCTTAATGTTTGTGGGAACTATTATTTTCATCGGTCACTATTTGGATGTGATCATGATTGTAATGCCGGGAACAGTTGGTCACCACTGGACAGGCTTAAGCTGGATGGAATTCGGTAACTTCTTTTTCTTTTTAGGTTTATTTATTTATGTTGTATTAAATGCCCTGGCAAAAGCACCATTACGCGTGAAAAATCACCCGTTCATTCAGGAAAGTTTACACCATTCGATCTAA
- a CDS encoding cytochrome C oxidase subunit II, whose product MSLLVLLAIVLLIIAGHQLLRIIELSRGLKKTKEWQITDTDNNMMGKAMLTFMVLFFLFFFWQVNRWIDRSLPPAASEHGALIDTLWDANMWLITVVFLITNFVLFWFAYKYRGNSKAKAVYYPHNNKLEMLWTVVPAVALTFIIIFGLKYWNEIMDEAQDPNRVTIELYAKQFDWTARYAGADGKLGETDYRQITGSNSVGMDTADVAGFDDKLVKNEFHIPVGREIEFVMRSRDVIHSAYMPHFRAQMNCVPGMMTYFKFKPTKTTAEMRKDPYTIMMMAGINKARALENKEAIDFDYLLLCNKICGVSHFNMQMQIVVDTEEDYKAWIAKQGTFKKAEKAVAEKN is encoded by the coding sequence ATGAGTTTATTAGTTCTGTTAGCCATAGTGTTATTAATAATTGCGGGACACCAATTATTAAGGATTATTGAGTTAAGTCGTGGTTTAAAGAAAACAAAAGAGTGGCAAATTACCGACACCGATAACAACATGATGGGAAAAGCCATGTTGACGTTCATGGTATTATTTTTCTTATTTTTCTTCTGGCAGGTTAACCGCTGGATCGACCGTTCATTGCCGCCTGCGGCTTCTGAACATGGTGCATTGATTGATACGCTTTGGGACGCAAATATGTGGTTAATCACGGTTGTGTTTTTAATTACCAATTTTGTTTTATTCTGGTTCGCATACAAATACCGTGGTAACTCAAAAGCAAAAGCTGTTTATTATCCTCATAATAACAAACTGGAAATGCTTTGGACAGTGGTACCTGCGGTAGCTTTAACCTTCATTATTATTTTTGGTTTAAAATACTGGAATGAAATTATGGATGAGGCGCAAGATCCTAACAGAGTAACTATTGAGCTTTATGCTAAACAATTTGACTGGACTGCGCGTTATGCAGGTGCAGATGGAAAGCTGGGAGAAACAGACTACAGACAAATAACAGGAAGTAACTCTGTTGGTATGGATACTGCGGATGTTGCAGGGTTTGATGATAAATTAGTGAAAAACGAATTTCATATTCCTGTAGGACGTGAGATAGAATTTGTGATGAGAAGTCGCGATGTTATTCACAGTGCTTATATGCCTCACTTCCGCGCACAAATGAACTGTGTGCCAGGTATGATGACGTATTTTAAGTTTAAGCCAACTAAAACTACTGCAGAGATGCGTAAAGATCCTTACACCATAATGATGATGGCCGGTATTAATAAGGCGCGTGCTTTAGAAAATAAAGAAGCGATTGATTTTGATTACCTTTTATTGTGTAATAAAATTTGTGGCGTATCTCACTTCAACATGCAAATGCAAATTGTTGTAGATACAGAGGAAGATTATAAAGCATGGATTGCAAAACAAGGCACATTTAAAAAAGCTGAAAAAGCAGTTGCGGAAAAAAACTAA
- a CDS encoding phosphoribosylpyrophosphate synthetase yields the protein MENYDTLSKAITALKEQGYTVDFNLQKNGIICSKGIHKYSAKEFEIDKSFRFDVNEDPSDQSVLYAISSHDHKIKGLLVNGYGVYSDDLTNELLEKLK from the coding sequence ATGGAAAATTACGATACACTTAGTAAAGCGATAACTGCACTAAAGGAACAAGGCTATACGGTTGATTTTAACCTGCAGAAAAATGGCATTATTTGCAGTAAGGGAATACATAAATATTCGGCAAAGGAGTTTGAAATTGATAAATCTTTCCGTTTTGATGTAAATGAAGATCCATCAGATCAATCTGTGTTATACGCTATTTCTTCTCATGACCACAAGATAAAAGGCTTGTTGGTGAACGGTTACGGTGTTTATTCGGATGATCTTACAAATGAACTCCTTGAAAAACTAAAATAA
- a CDS encoding cytochrome C: MKKNYRTIKFAFSAALASLVLAGFTSCGKHDENSPGVEFMPDMYRSPSLEYYQTHTVDGDTVDNAMKPVIGSVARGFIPYAYPNTPEGYEQAGMNLHNPLAASGREQFEKDGEILYGKFCVHCHGATGQGDGKVGGKLPGPPPAYNGTLKNLPEGKIFHTLTYGKGTMGSHASQLTQEERWKLVYFVQKLQGPKENAVSDSTKTVAAVTPSAAVNH; this comes from the coding sequence ATGAAAAAAAATTATAGAACCATAAAATTTGCTTTTAGTGCTGCTCTGGCAAGCCTTGTATTAGCTGGTTTTACATCGTGTGGAAAGCATGATGAGAATAGTCCTGGTGTTGAATTTATGCCTGACATGTACCGTTCTCCGTCACTGGAATACTACCAGACGCACACTGTTGATGGTGATACTGTTGATAATGCTATGAAACCTGTTATAGGAAGTGTTGCACGTGGGTTTATTCCTTACGCGTATCCTAATACTCCTGAAGGTTACGAGCAGGCGGGGATGAATCTTCATAATCCACTGGCAGCTTCAGGCAGAGAGCAATTTGAAAAAGACGGCGAGATTTTATATGGTAAGTTTTGTGTGCATTGCCATGGTGCCACCGGGCAAGGAGATGGAAAAGTAGGTGGTAAATTACCTGGTCCTCCTCCTGCGTATAATGGAACTTTAAAGAATTTACCGGAAGGTAAAATATTTCACACCCTTACTTATGGTAAAGGAACAATGGGTTCTCACGCAAGTCAGTTAACCCAGGAAGAGCGTTGGAAACTGGTTTATTTTGTACAAAAATTACAAGGACCAAAAGAAAACGCAGTGAGTGATAGCACAAAAACAGTTGCTGCAGTTACACCTTCAGCTGCCGTAAACCACTAA
- a CDS encoding molybdopterin oxidoreductase: MSMSKKYWKGLPELHNSPEFQAQQKNEFAESLPMDEFLAGNDAETSGTSRRDFLKVMGFSTAAVALAACETPVMRSIPYVVKPEEVTPGVANFYATTFYDGHDYASILVKTREGRPIKIEGNDLGGITHSGTNARVQASVLGLYDGARLRGPYVGNVESTWKTADEKAAAALNGGAIRILTSTIISPSTKAVIAEFTAKHPNTKVVTYDAISYNALTKANKNTFGKAVVSSYDFSKAKIVVGIACDFLGNWISGEEFSKQHASTRKVSKANPEMSQHFHFESNMSLTGANADYRYMVKPSELGKVTVALFNEVAAATSNSKVGGDTKIENPAAVAAIKKVAAKLVDNKGKSLVVSGVNDEGVQTLINGINKMLDNYGKTVDVEKHLNFKQSDDKEFAELVADMAAGRVNVLMTYNCNPVYTAPASLKFAEAYTKVPTRISFAQVMDETAAKATIVCPDHHYLESWGDANPRVGMFTLQQATINPIFAQPRHEGTRQFQDTLLKWSGIKTDYLTYLQGYWNNRVFPIQGKHSDFPTFWAHALHDGAVKVSVYKDAPVAPMATDSTGKPVMAGVAALNLSDTLATVESTPTTKDSKNTPVVAETLPTPDYNKAASMAGSVKGGGQFELFIYEKVGLGNGLYSNNPWLMELPDPISKVTWDNYITMSPIDVKKMELNEMLRQDIDGSIVDLTVNGIKIQVPVYPQPGQAPGTIGLAVGYGRTAESLRVAHGVGVNAFPFQAMINDTIQPIVTNVTVAKTGEEHMFAATQIQHTIMGREEFLLREVSLKEFKEKDKDYWNPAVEIAVHGGGKKQVNEVDLWAAHPRPGHKWGMSIDMNLCFGCGACVVACTSENNVAVVGKLEVSRVREMHWLRIDRYYSSDVTKHSAQAEGLLETKQMYIDMENPSANPQVTFQPMMCQHCNHAPCETVCPVLATSHSTEGLNMMTYNRCIGTRYCANNCPFKVRRFNWFNYNGNDLFADVNPAQQELGRMVLNPDVVVRSRGVMEKCSMCQQKLQAGKLEAKKAGMPVKDGAIKTACQSACSTEAIIFGDLNDTESQVTKERNDERTYFLLEDVGIKPTTSYKVKVRNQDEQIIFHDTVVAKHGDKKEEAHEGKHS; this comes from the coding sequence ATGTCTATGTCAAAAAAATACTGGAAAGGATTACCAGAGTTACATAATAGCCCTGAATTCCAAGCGCAGCAAAAAAATGAGTTCGCCGAATCTCTTCCAATGGATGAGTTCTTAGCTGGCAACGATGCTGAAACTTCCGGAACTTCGCGCCGCGATTTCTTAAAAGTAATGGGTTTTTCCACTGCTGCTGTAGCTTTAGCGGCTTGCGAAACTCCGGTTATGCGTTCTATTCCATACGTTGTAAAACCAGAGGAGGTTACTCCTGGGGTTGCTAACTTTTATGCAACGACTTTTTACGACGGACATGATTATGCTTCTATCTTAGTAAAGACGCGCGAAGGCCGTCCAATTAAAATTGAGGGGAATGATCTAGGCGGAATCACACACAGTGGAACTAATGCCCGTGTTCAGGCTTCAGTTTTAGGTTTATACGATGGAGCGCGTTTACGCGGGCCATATGTTGGTAACGTAGAATCGACCTGGAAAACAGCCGACGAGAAAGCCGCTGCTGCTTTAAACGGTGGTGCTATCCGCATTTTAACTTCAACTATTATCAGCCCTTCTACAAAAGCTGTTATTGCTGAATTCACAGCAAAACATCCAAATACAAAGGTTGTTACTTATGATGCTATCTCTTACAATGCTTTAACAAAAGCAAATAAAAATACATTCGGTAAAGCAGTTGTTTCTTCTTACGATTTCAGCAAAGCAAAAATTGTTGTAGGTATTGCCTGCGACTTTTTAGGTAACTGGATTTCTGGCGAGGAATTTTCAAAACAACATGCTTCTACACGTAAGGTTTCAAAAGCAAATCCGGAAATGAGTCAGCACTTTCACTTCGAAAGTAATATGTCTCTTACCGGTGCAAATGCTGATTACCGTTACATGGTTAAACCAAGTGAATTAGGAAAAGTAACGGTTGCTTTATTTAACGAGGTTGCTGCTGCTACTTCTAATTCAAAAGTGGGTGGCGATACTAAAATTGAAAATCCTGCTGCTGTAGCTGCCATTAAAAAAGTAGCTGCTAAATTGGTTGACAATAAAGGGAAGTCATTGGTTGTTTCAGGTGTTAATGATGAAGGTGTTCAAACCTTAATCAACGGAATCAATAAAATGCTTGATAACTATGGTAAAACTGTAGATGTTGAGAAACACTTAAACTTCAAACAAAGCGATGATAAAGAATTTGCAGAATTAGTAGCGGATATGGCTGCTGGTCGTGTAAATGTGTTAATGACCTACAACTGTAATCCTGTTTATACAGCTCCTGCTTCTTTAAAATTTGCAGAAGCTTATACAAAGGTTCCTACACGTATTTCATTCGCTCAGGTAATGGACGAAACAGCTGCAAAAGCAACTATCGTTTGCCCTGATCATCACTATTTAGAATCTTGGGGAGATGCAAATCCAAGAGTTGGTATGTTCACGCTTCAACAAGCTACTATCAACCCTATCTTTGCTCAACCGCGTCACGAAGGAACTCGTCAGTTCCAGGATACATTATTAAAATGGTCAGGTATTAAAACAGACTATTTAACTTATTTACAAGGTTACTGGAACAATCGTGTTTTCCCTATCCAGGGTAAACATTCTGATTTCCCGACATTCTGGGCTCATGCCTTGCATGATGGGGCAGTAAAAGTTTCTGTTTACAAAGATGCTCCAGTAGCACCAATGGCTACAGATTCTACTGGTAAGCCGGTAATGGCAGGGGTTGCAGCTCTTAATTTGAGCGATACACTTGCAACGGTAGAAAGTACTCCAACTACTAAAGATTCTAAAAACACTCCGGTTGTTGCGGAAACTCTTCCTACACCAGATTATAACAAAGCGGCTTCAATGGCTGGCTCTGTAAAAGGTGGCGGACAGTTTGAATTATTTATTTACGAAAAAGTAGGTCTAGGTAATGGTCTTTATTCTAATAACCCATGGTTAATGGAATTGCCTGATCCTATCTCTAAAGTTACCTGGGATAATTATATTACCATGAGTCCTATCGACGTTAAGAAGATGGAACTCAACGAAATGTTACGTCAGGATATTGATGGAAGTATTGTTGACTTAACAGTGAATGGTATTAAAATTCAGGTTCCGGTTTATCCACAACCAGGTCAGGCTCCTGGAACTATCGGACTTGCCGTTGGTTACGGAAGAACTGCTGAGTCTTTAAGAGTAGCGCATGGCGTAGGGGTGAATGCATTTCCTTTCCAGGCTATGATTAATGATACAATTCAACCAATTGTAACAAACGTTACTGTTGCGAAAACTGGAGAAGAGCATATGTTTGCTGCGACTCAGATTCAGCATACCATCATGGGCAGAGAGGAATTTTTGTTACGTGAAGTTTCATTAAAAGAGTTTAAAGAAAAAGATAAAGATTACTGGAATCCAGCTGTAGAAATAGCCGTTCACGGAGGTGGTAAAAAACAGGTAAATGAGGTAGATCTTTGGGCAGCACATCCACGTCCGGGTCACAAGTGGGGAATGAGCATTGACATGAATCTTTGCTTTGGTTGCGGAGCTTGTGTTGTAGCTTGTACTTCTGAAAACAACGTTGCAGTTGTAGGTAAATTAGAAGTTAGCCGTGTGCGTGAAATGCACTGGTTACGTATCGATCGCTACTACAGTTCTGATGTTACAAAACATTCTGCACAAGCGGAAGGTTTACTGGAAACAAAACAGATGTATATCGATATGGAAAATCCTTCGGCTAACCCGCAGGTAACTTTCCAGCCAATGATGTGTCAACATTGTAATCATGCACCTTGCGAAACTGTTTGTCCTGTATTAGCTACAAGTCACAGTACTGAAGGTTTAAACATGATGACTTATAACCGTTGTATCGGTACACGTTACTGTGCAAACAACTGTCCATTCAAAGTACGTCGCTTCAATTGGTTCAACTACAATGGAAATGATTTATTTGCTGACGTTAATCCTGCTCAACAAGAGTTAGGTCGTATGGTATTAAATCCTGATGTTGTTGTTCGTAGCCGTGGGGTAATGGAAAAATGTTCTATGTGTCAGCAAAAATTACAGGCTGGTAAATTAGAAGCTAAAAAAGCGGGTATGCCAGTGAAAGATGGAGCGATTAAAACAGCTTGTCAATCGGCTTGTTCTACAGAGGCTATCATTTTCGGTGACTTAAACGATACAGAATCACAAGTAACTAAAGAAAGAAATGATGAAAGAACTTATTTCTTATTAGAAGACGTAGGGATTAAACCAACTACTTCTTATAAAGTGAAAGTAAGAAATCAGGATGAGCAGATTATTTTTCACGACACGGTTGTTGCAAAACACGGAGATAAAAAAGAAGAGGCTCACGAAGGAAAACATTCATAG
- a CDS encoding cytochrome c oxidase subunit I, translating to MAATPINTGLENEHLVHHDHVHDHDDHHETFVSKYIFSMDHKMISRQFLITAIIMAVVAMTMSIIFRLQLAWPGEKFAFINAILGDKWGKDGILDPNMYLALVTIHGTIMVFFVLTGGLSGTFSNLLIPLQIGARDMASGFLNMLSYWFFFVSSAIMLSSCFIDDGPASAGWTIYPPLSALPEAIPGSKLGMTMWLISMAIFIVSSLLGSLNYIITIINLRTKGMKMTRLPLSIWAFFITAILGVLSFPVLLSCALLLIFDRSFNTSFYLSDIYIGGRPLDNVGGSPILFEHLFWFLGHPEVYIVLLPALGIASEVIATSSRKPIFGYRAMIGSILAIGFLSFIVWGHHMFMTGMNPFLGSVFVFTTLLIAIPSAVKAFNYITTMWKGNIQFTPAMLFAIGLVSSFITGGVTGIILADSTLDINVHDTYFVVAHFHIVMGLSAIFGMFAGVYHWFPKMFLRMMNKKLGYAHFWITITMAYGVFFPMHFLGLAGVPRRYYTNSNFPMFDNLVDINEIVTICAIIGALGQGIFLFNFFYSIFRGEKAPQNPWNANSLEWTTPMANIHGNWPNELPVVHRWAYDYSKPGKEKDFVPQTVPLEEGEEDGGSH from the coding sequence ATGGCGGCTACCCCGATAAATACAGGATTAGAGAACGAACATTTAGTTCACCATGATCACGTGCACGACCATGATGATCATCATGAGACTTTTGTGAGTAAATACATTTTCAGTATGGACCACAAAATGATTTCGCGTCAGTTTTTAATTACGGCGATAATCATGGCAGTTGTGGCTATGACGATGTCTATTATTTTCCGCTTGCAATTAGCATGGCCGGGAGAAAAATTTGCTTTCATCAACGCTATTCTTGGCGACAAATGGGGTAAAGACGGAATTTTAGATCCAAACATGTACCTGGCTCTTGTTACAATACACGGTACTATCATGGTGTTCTTCGTATTAACAGGAGGATTAAGCGGTACGTTCAGTAACCTCTTAATTCCACTGCAAATCGGTGCGCGTGATATGGCTTCAGGATTCTTAAACATGTTGTCATACTGGTTCTTTTTTGTATCCAGTGCTATTATGTTATCTTCTTGTTTTATTGATGACGGTCCTGCTTCAGCTGGGTGGACAATTTATCCTCCGTTATCGGCATTACCTGAAGCGATTCCAGGTTCTAAATTAGGGATGACTATGTGGTTAATTTCAATGGCGATTTTCATTGTATCATCGTTATTAGGAAGTTTAAATTACATTATCACCATTATCAACTTGAGAACAAAAGGGATGAAAATGACAAGATTGCCTTTATCTATCTGGGCTTTCTTTATCACGGCTATCTTAGGGGTACTTTCTTTCCCGGTATTATTATCTTGTGCATTATTGTTGATTTTCGACAGAAGTTTTAACACTTCGTTTTACCTGTCTGATATCTACATTGGTGGTCGCCCTTTGGATAATGTAGGTGGAAGCCCTATCTTATTTGAACACTTATTCTGGTTCTTAGGTCACCCGGAGGTATATATCGTATTATTACCTGCTTTAGGTATTGCTTCTGAAGTTATTGCTACAAGTTCACGTAAGCCTATTTTCGGTTACCGTGCAATGATCGGGTCTATTTTAGCGATCGGTTTCTTATCGTTTATCGTATGGGGTCACCATATGTTTATGACTGGTATGAACCCATTCTTAGGTTCTGTATTCGTATTTACTACATTATTAATTGCTATTCCTTCAGCTGTTAAGGCCTTTAATTACATAACAACTATGTGGAAAGGAAATATCCAATTCACCCCGGCGATGTTGTTCGCTATTGGGTTGGTTTCTTCTTTCATTACTGGTGGTGTAACAGGTATTATCTTAGCTGACTCAACATTAGATATTAACGTACATGATACTTATTTTGTGGTAGCTCACTTCCACATTGTAATGGGATTAAGCGCCATCTTCGGGATGTTTGCAGGTGTTTATCACTGGTTCCCGAAAATGTTCTTACGCATGATGAACAAGAAACTGGGTTATGCTCACTTCTGGATCACTATCACTATGGCTTATGGTGTTTTCTTCCCGATGCACTTCTTAGGCTTAGCAGGTGTTCCGCGTCGTTATTATACAAACAGTAACTTTCCGATGTTTGACAATTTAGTTGACATTAATGAGATCGTTACTATTTGCGCTATCATTGGTGCACTTGGACAAGGTATTTTCTTATTCAATTTTTTCTATAGTATTTTCCGTGGTGAGAAAGCACCGCAAAATCCTTGGAATGCTAACTCTTTAGAGTGGACTACTCCTATGGCAAACATTCACGGTAACTGGCCTAACGAATTACCTGTAGTTCACCGTTGGGCTTATGACTACAGCAAACCAGGAAAAGAAAAAGATTTCGTTCCTCAAACGGTTCCTTTGGAAGAAGGAGAAGAAGATGGTGGATCGCATTAA